From the genome of uncultured Methanobacterium sp.:
AGAATTTAAATAAACAAGCATAAAATTTAAAAATATAAGATTACAATTATAGTTTTAAAAAATGAGGTGAAAAATATGGTTGTTAAAGTAGAAGTATTCACATCTCCTTCCTGTCCCTACTGTCCCATGGCTATTGAAGTTGTAAACGAAGTTGAAAAAGACATGCCAGGTACTCTGGAAGTTGAAAAAATCGACATCATGGTTGACCGTGATAAAGCAGTAGAATATGGCCTCATGGCTGTACCTGCAATTGCTCTAAATGGAGTAGTGCGTTTTGTAGGCGCCCCATCCAAAGAAGAACTGGTAAAAGCCATAGAAGAAGAAAACCCCTCGAAATAATTCTATTTTATTAGTTAATGGGCAATTATTAAGTGAAGATTATAATGGTGAAAAATCATTCCTCACAAAAATACCAGAATATTCCTAAACCCAAGTCTAAACATGGCAGGGGAAATCAGTCATCTCCTCCATCTGTTTCTTTTCCAGTTGATAGTGACAGTTATGGAATCACCACTGGAAGTGCAGCCACGGCAGCAACTTTAGCCGCATTCTTATCCACAAAAGGCAAAGGAAAGGTTTCCTCAGTTAATATCAAAACACCTCTGGGATGTCTGGATATTTCTGTTAAAACATCTCATAAAATTGATGATTATTCTGGACGGGCTTCAGTGATGAAAATGCCCTACCACGACCCTGATGTTACCATCAATCTGGAAGTGGAGGCAGAAGTTCATCTTCAAGATGAACCTGGCATCACCATCACCGGCGGAAAAGGAGTGGGAAAAATAACCAAACCTGGATTGCAACTGCCCGTGGGTGAGGTTGCTATAAACCCGGTTCCCCGGGAAATGATCAAGTCCAACCTGGAGGATGCACTGCCACCAGGTAAGGGTGCAGAAGTCATAATTACAATACCGCAGGGTGAAGAAATTGCCCATAGAACCATGAACCCCCGTCTGGGTATTGTAAATGGAATATCTGTACTTGGAACCACTGGTATTGCCCGTTCCATGAATTCGGAGAGTTTCCAGAAGTCCAAAAAATGCCAGCTGGATGTGGCACTGGCTGAAGGATACCAGAAACTGGTTTTTGTACCGGGTAATATTGGGGAAAAACTTGCCCTGAAGTTGCTAGATGTGGAAAAAGACCAGATCATCCAGATGGGTAACCTGGTGGGTTACATGCTGGATGAGGCCAAAAAAAGTAATATATCCAGTTTAATTCTTTTAGGACATGCAGGTAAACTGGTTAAAATAGCAGGTGGCATCTTTCAAACGGAACATCGCCTGGCTGATGGTCGTAGGGAGATTATTACCACCCACACCGGACTGGTGGGTGGAGATAGGGGGACCATGGAGGAAGTCTTCAATTCTAACACCACCGAGGATATGATGAGCATCCTGGAAAGAGAAGGACTACTTGAAAAAGTTTTCAACTCAATTGCCCTCTCCATTCA
Proteins encoded in this window:
- the cbiD gene encoding cobalt-precorrin-5B (C(1))-methyltransferase CbiD — translated: MVKNHSSQKYQNIPKPKSKHGRGNQSSPPSVSFPVDSDSYGITTGSAATAATLAAFLSTKGKGKVSSVNIKTPLGCLDISVKTSHKIDDYSGRASVMKMPYHDPDVTINLEVEAEVHLQDEPGITITGGKGVGKITKPGLQLPVGEVAINPVPREMIKSNLEDALPPGKGAEVIITIPQGEEIAHRTMNPRLGIVNGISVLGTTGIARSMNSESFQKSKKCQLDVALAEGYQKLVFVPGNIGEKLALKLLDVEKDQIIQMGNLVGYMLDEAKKSNISSLILLGHAGKLVKIAGGIFQTEHRLADGRREIITTHTGLVGGDRGTMEEVFNSNTTEDMMSILEREGLLEKVFNSIALSIQERCQERFDIKPEVLILKMDGTLLNSNHHVELKPTTLN
- a CDS encoding MJ0307 family thioredoxin, translated to MVLKNEVKNMVVKVEVFTSPSCPYCPMAIEVVNEVEKDMPGTLEVEKIDIMVDRDKAVEYGLMAVPAIALNGVVRFVGAPSKEELVKAIEEENPSK